In the Gossypium arboreum isolate Shixiya-1 chromosome 10, ASM2569848v2, whole genome shotgun sequence genome, one interval contains:
- the LOC128282113 gene encoding uncharacterized protein LOC128282113, producing the protein MTHLDVVGNFHGPPQRRYDPYAYTYNPGWRDHPNLSYGANPRYNQPYQNRKTKASVRELTTSIEKMSSQGKLPSQTELNPRQNVNVMMLQSGKMLEPNPGRNLGQEIDQEKPKNDEQAVTVGENVSVVLQRKMPGKCKDRGMFAIPYKIGFLMKTGVIIQLADRSIVHPEGVPEDVLVKVNKIIFPTDFYVIEMEEDSTLGSSDLLLGKPFLSTASIKIDVRSGTLTMEFDGEIVNFNVYDAISHPREILSVYRVDIIDSLLEETFESIYEDKSEFIFDDQESVNELLSPSNTKILPSVVQAPYLELKPLPKHLKYAFLGKGNTLLIIVSNKLSKLEEERSSY; encoded by the exons ATGACTCATTTGGACGTTGTGGGAAATTTCCATGGGCCACCACAGAGGCGATATGACCCCTACGCTTATACttacaacccaggatggagggaccaTCCCAATTTGAGTTATGGGGCCAATCCAcgatataaccagccataccaaaatcgg AAAACCAAGGCATCTGTAAGAGAattgaccacatcaattgagaaaaTGAGTTCTCAAGGGAAGCTTCCGTCACAAACAGAACTGAACCCAAGACAAAACGTGAATGTAATGATGCTGCAAAGTGGAAAGATGCTGGAACCAAATCCTGGCAgaaatcttggccaagaaattgacCAGGAAAAGCCCAAAAATGATGAACAG GCTGTCACAGTTGGTGAGAATGTATCCGTAGTGTTACAGCGGAAAATGCCAGGGAAATGCAAAGATAGGGGAATGTTTGCAATACCATACAAAATAG GTTTTTTGATGAAAACAGGTGTTATCATTCAGTTGGCAGACAGGTCTATTGTGCATCCCGAAGGAGTCCCTGAGGACGTATTGGTAAAAGTTAACAAAATTATTTTCCCTACAGATTTTTATGTGATAGAGATGGAGGAGGATAGCACTCTTGGATCTTCAGACCTCTTGTTGGGCAAACCTTTTCTTAGTACCGCTAGCATTAAAATCGACGTTCGAAGTGGAACACTCACGATGGAATTTGATGGGGAGATCGTGAATTTTAATGTTTACGATGCTATTAGTCATCCAAGAGAAATCTTGAGTGTATACCGTGTTGACATAATTGACTCATTATTAGAGGAGACTTTTGAGTCAATTTATGAAGATAAATCTGAATTTATATTTGATGATCAAGAATCTGTTAATGAATTATTGTCTCCATCAAACACTAAAATTTtaccttctgttgtgcaggcTCCATATTTGGAATTGAAACCACTTCCCAAACATCTTAAATATGCGTTTTTGGGGAAAGGTAATACCCTACTGATCATAGTTTCGAATAAACTTTCTAAGCTCGAAGAAGAAAGATCCAGTTACTAA